In Quercus lobata isolate SW786 chromosome 12, ValleyOak3.0 Primary Assembly, whole genome shotgun sequence, a genomic segment contains:
- the LOC115970857 gene encoding NADH dehydrogenase [ubiquinone] iron-sulfur protein 4, mitochondrial-like: MASSQSLQRGLNLGRAHRSVFLSTTRYFSSASDALVEVKPGEVGTISGVPEEHLRRRVIIYSPGRTATQQGSGKVGRWKINFMSTQKWENPLMGWTSTGDPYANVGEGGLSFDSEEAAKAFAEKYGWEYVVKKRHTPILKPKSYADNYKWRGPPKTEAD; this comes from the exons atggcgaGCTCTCAATCTCTGCAACGAGGCCTCAATCTCGGTCGTGCTCATCGATCGGTTTTCTTATCGACTACGAGATATTTCTCTTCGGCTTCGGACGCCTTGGTGGAGGTCAAGCCCGGTGAGGTCGGCACAATTTCTGGAGTACCTGAAGAACACCTTCGAAGAAGG GTCATAATTTACTCACCCGGCCGAACTGCTACACAACAAGGCTCTGGGAAAGTTGGGCgttggaaaattaattttatgtcTACTCAGAA GTGGGAAAATCCATTGATGGGTTGGACATCCACAGGGGACCCGTATGCCAATGTGGGTGAGGGAGGATTAAGTTTTGATAGTGAAGAAGCTGCAAAAGCATTTGCTGAGAAATATGGTTGGGAATACGTG GTCAAGAAGCGTCATACGCCTATTTTAAAG CCAAAGTCATACGCTGACAACTACAAATGGAGGGGCCCACCAAAGACCGAAGCTGATTAA
- the LOC115970617 gene encoding uncharacterized protein LOC115970617, with translation MQSSALPKQHVRWTPPPSTSLKINFDGTIFHETDKAGLGVVVRDHQGRVMASMSKKTKLPSSSDEVEALAVVRAISFALELHLPSVIVEGDSELIISALRSEEESFTSFGHLISSIKQSLGIFSCISFSHTHRLGNSLAHNLAQYAIHIDALTVWMEDVPPQLHHVLVTDFG, from the coding sequence ATGCAGTCAAGTGCCTTGCCAAAACAGCACGTCAGATGGACCCCTCCACCGTCAACGAGCTTAAAGATCAACTTCGATGGTACTATATTCCATGAGACAGACAAAGCGGGGCTGGGAGTTGTTGTTCGTGACCACCAGGGAAGGGTGATGGCCTCCATGTCTAAAAAAACCAAGTTACCATCTTCCTCAGATGAAGTGGAAGCGTTGGCAGTGGTGAGAGCTATCTCTTTCGCTCTTGAACTCCATCTACCTTCTGTTATTGTCGAGGGAGATTCGGAGTTGATTATTTCAGCCTTACGAAGTGAGGAGGAGTCCTTTACTTCCTTTGGCCATTTGATTTCCTCTATTAAACAAAGTCTTGGaattttttcttgtatttctttttcgCACACCCATAGGTTGGGTAACTCTCTAGCTCATAATTTAGCTCAATACGCTATACATATTGATGCTCTTAcagtgtggatggaggatgttccaccacaaCTTCACCATGTTCTTGTAACCGACTTTGGTTGA
- the LOC115970856 gene encoding uncharacterized protein LOC115970856, whose product MIKTLNPYTTTAKTAEIMSRYRPIAPKPESATDPSNECPSMSQKIRQSPYLRNLWPQLQARPTRTRKRGRSAITPPSFKRPRTHVFGFSSPCHLTSSTAKNLSLQGFAHGHGLPQFPIPNLPAISNSLEVQPTTTPSLVTLPLLSCPNSVPNQTGAPELELMEPCGEKKVIDLNTVAEIPEEKDLLQQLQGPISSNVITPQPIRPVGSSISVGSISEDPSFISAVQVPKKPEEVEEEVESEALPAVISDSNNKVRMANSAYKEMVGQPECSWLDSMVTSDGKLGGSSSKRINGEVMLHLSDSRLPISSNGFSCWVRIEWGSGEKKSSINAFCDVIRLSCESKDYLFTWRFHTHSREASQPSCNV is encoded by the coding sequence ATGATCAAGACTCTGAATCCCTACACCACCACAGCAAAAACTGCTGAGATTATGTCTAGGTACAGGCCTATAGCTCCAAAGCCTGAGTCAGCCACAGATCCAAGCAATGAGTGTCCCTCCATGTCTCAGAAGATCAGGCAATCTCCTTACCTTAGGAACCTCTGGCCACAATTGCAAGCCAGGCCCACCAGAACGAGAAAGAGAGGTAGGTCTGCTATAACACCACCCTCCTTTAAAAGACCAAGAACCCATGTCTTTGGGTTTTCTTCTCCTTGTCATTTGACATCATCCACTGCCAAGAATCTATCTTTGCAGGGTTTTGCTCATGGTCATGGGCTCCCTCAGTTTCCTattccaaacctaccagcaatTAGCAACAGCTTGGAAGTACAGCCAACCACAACTCCTAGTTTAGTGACACTTCCTCTTCTTTCATGTCCTAATTCTGTCCCCAACCAAACAGGGGCACCAGAGCTTGAGTTAATGGAACCTTGTGGTGAGAAAAAGGTTATAGATTTAAACACTGTAGCTGAAATTCCAGAGGAAAAGGATCTCTTGCAGCAACTGCAAGGACCCATCAGCAGCAATGTAATTACACCTCAGCCAATTCGACCAGTTGGCTCTAGCATAAGCGTTGGCAGCATTAGTGAAGACCCAAGTTTTATCTCAGCTGTTCAAGTTCCTAAGAAACCAGAAGAGGTAGAGGAAGAGGTCGAGTCCGAGGCCTTACCGGCAGTGATATCAGACTCAAACAACAAGGTGAGGATGGCAAATTCGGCTTACAAGGAGATGGTGGGCCAACCAGAATGTTCCTGGCTTGATTCTATGGTGACCAGTGATGGAAAATTGGGAGGCAGCTCAAGCAAGAGGATCAATGGGGAGGTGATGCTTCATCTTTCTGATTCAAGGTTGCCAATTTCGTCAAATGGTTTTTCATGTTGGGTGAGGATAGAGTGGGGAAGTGGGGAGAAGAAAAGCTCAATCAATGCTTTCTGTGATGTGATTAGATTATCCTGTGAATCCAAGGATTATCTATTCACATGGAGGTTCCACACCCATAGCAGAGAGGCTTCTCAGCCCAGTTGTAATGTGTAA